In Actinomadura luteofluorescens, the sequence ACATCTCTGAGGACGACGCCTGGTAGAAGCGGATCTGCCCGTCGCCGGGCGTGCGGGACGGGCTGATCCCCGACACCACCCGGATCGCCTCCAGCATGCGCAGCACGCCCATCCCGGTGACCTCGGCGGTCAGCTCGGCCTGCTGCCACGACATCGGCACGTAGGAGATCGCGCCCAGGTTGTAGACCTCGTCGGGCCGCACCCGCTCGACCGCCGAGATCAGGCTGCCCTGATCCAGCAGGTCCCCGGTGGTGATCTGCACGTCGCCGATGTGCTTGCGCAGCCGCGACACATGGGGGTTCGCCTGCCCCCGCACCAGGCCCCAGACCTCGTATCCCAGCTCAAGCAGATGCTCGGCCAGATACGAGCCGTCCTGTCCGGTGATGCCGGTGATGAGTGCTCGCCTGGACAGCGGATCCTCCATGGCTGAAATAGGTCCGACGCGGGCCCGTCACGGGCCGAAACCCGCAGCGAGCGTGATTTATGAGGTTACCGACCAGGCCACGTCCATGACGAGGGAGGGCACCGTTTGAACCGAATTCCCTTCTGGTTCGCCCGCCGCCCCACCGGAGGGCCCACGCCGATACACGTCATGGCCAAGTACACCTAGCCGGACGCGCGGCCGCCCCGCCGAACGGGCGCCGCACGTCACCGAAGATCACCCGGCGCGAGGAGAGCCGGCCGCCGCCTACCGCCGCAGACTGGCCGGTACTGGTCGCGGCGTCCAACAAGGCGAGCCGCCCGCACCGACCATCCGCACTGATCGTTCGCTGATCCCGCGACGACCGGAGGCTCGCGATCGCGTCCGAAGGCAGTTTCGAGCCTGCGAGAAACTGATCGCGCAGCGAGCCCCTGGGCGAGCCGGAGCGATGCAGCGATCGCCCGCAGTGTTCTGGTGTCGGGCGCCCCCAGGCGCCCGACACCAGAACACTGCAATCAATACTGCGATCAACCCGCGCGCTGGCGGGCGCGGTAGGCGGCGACGTGCATGCGGTTGCCGCAGGTGCGGCTGTCGCAGTAGCGGCGGCAGCGGTTGCGGGACAGGTCGACCAGGACGCGTGAGCAGTCCGGCGCCTCGCAGGTGCGCAGCCGGTCCAGTTCGCCCGCCGCGACCACGTAGGCCAGCGCCATGCCGCAGTCGGCGGCCAGGTGCTCTCCGAGAGGCGCGCCCGGCGCGAAGAAGTGCACGTGCCAGTGGTAGCCGTCGTGGTCGGTCAGGTGCGGCGTGGTGCGGACCTCACCGACGATCTCGTTGATCCGCCGCACGGCGGAGGGGACGTCCCCGGAGCGGAACACCGCGTGGAAGCGGCCGCGCAGCTCCCGCACGCGGGAAAGGTCGGCCTCGGTGAGGTCGCCCACGTCGCTGAACGCGTTGCGGTCCACGAAGTCGCGCAGGCCGGGCAGCCCGCCGAGCTCCTCCGCGCCGGACGCCGCCGCGCTCGTGTTGATCAGGTCGACGACGACGGCGAGCGCGTGCTCGGTGTCATGAGTGAAGATCACGATGACTCCAGTCTCGGGGGACCCGGGCGGTCGGGTGCCCGGCTGCGTCGCCGGGGCCGGAACGCGGCCCGTGGCCCCCACCATATGACGGGGACGGTGCACGTCGGCGCCCACCCCGCCAGGACACGCTGGCGCCCACGGCGCCGAGATTCGAGCGGAACGTTCCATCGCGTGGCCGGGTCCCGCGACTACCCCGCCGCTTTCAGGCAAGGACCATCGCCGTGGAGGAGGACCGGCTCTTCATCGTCTTCCTGGCCGTCGCCGTCGTGGTCCTGCTGGCCCGCGGGCTGGCCGGGCGGCTGCGCGTGCCGGACGCCATCGTGCTCGTCCTGCTCGGCATGGCGGCCGGGTTCGTGCCGGCGCTCCCCGCGGTCGTCGTCCCGCCCGAGGTGGTGCTGCTCGGATTCCTGCCGCCGCTGCTCTACCACGCGGCGTTCTTCACCGCCCCGCGCGAGGCCCGCGCCGACGCCGTGCCCATCTTCGCCCTGGCGTTCGGCCTGACCACCGTCACGACCGTCGCGGTGGCCGCGACGCTGCACGCCCTGGTGCCGGACGTCGGCTTGGCCGCCGCGCTGGCCTTCGGCGCGGCGGTGTCGCCCACCGACCCGGTGGCGGCGACGTCGGTGATGCAGCGGCTGGGCGCGCCGCCGCGGATGGTCACCATCCTGGAGGGCGAGAGCCTGATCAACGATGGCGCCGCGCTGACGATCTTCGGGCTGGCGGTCGAGGCGCTCGGCACTGACTTCACCGTGGCGCACGGCGCGGCCCGGGTGGCCCAGATCGTGCTCGGCGGCGTGGCCTACGGGCTGGTCGTCGGCATCGTGGTCCGCCGCGTCCGGCGCTGGATCAGCGACCCGGTCAGCCAGATCATCGTCTCCCTCATCACGCCCTACGTCGCGTTCGTCCCCGCGGACCGGTTCGGCGCGTCCGGCGTGCTCGCGACGGTCGTCGCGGGGTTCTCCATCGGCACGCACGGGGAGGGCTTCCTGCAGCCCGCCTCGCGGCTCGCCGGCACGACGTTCTGGCGGATCCTCACCTTCCTGCTGGAGTCGGCGCTGTTCGTCCTGCTCGGTCTGGAGATCCGGGAGATCGTGCGCGCGCCGGGCGGCCGGACCTGGGGCACGGTGGTGGCGGTCGCGCTCGCGGTGTCGGCCGTGGCGATCGCCGCCCGGCTGCTCTGGCAGCTCGGCAACGCCCCGCTCGCCCGGCTCGTGCCCGGCGGCCGGCGCAGCCAGGCGGGCCTCGGCCTGCGGGAGCGGCTCGTCATCGGCCTCGGCGGCATGCGCGGCGCGATCTCGCTGGCCATCGCGCTGTCGCTGCCCATCGGGCTGGGGGCCGAGCGCGGGCTGCTGGTCCTGCTCGCCGCCCTCGTCGTGCTGGTCACGCTGGTCGGGCAGGCGCCGCTCCTGCCGTTCCTGCTGCGCCGCCTCGGGCTGATCGAGCCGGAGCGGCGGCGCGCGGAGTCGATGCTCGCCCGCAAGGCGGGGCTCCAGGCGGCCCTGACCCGGCTGGACGAGCTCGTCGAGGAGGAGGACGTCGACGACCAGACGGCGGAGGCGTTCCGGCAGATGCTCGAACTGCGGCTCGAACGCGTCCGTTACTTCCTGGACCGGGAGGGAGCGGAGGGTCCCCGCCCGCCGGACAGCCGGTACGTCCGCACCGAGCTGGTCGGTGCGCAGCGCGCCAGGCTCCAGGTGCTCTACCGCAAGGGAAGGATCGGCGCCGAGACGCTCCGCGAGATCGGGCGGGAACTGGACTTCGAGGACCCCGTGGTGGTGAAGAGGCCGCCCTCATGAACCCGGAGTCGCCGCTCCGGCGGGGCGTCAGCGCTCGTAGTGGGGGTCGGCGACGACGGGGTAGTAGGCGTCGGTGTGCTGGATGCGCATCGTGACCGCCGATCCGTCCAGCGCGTAGTCCGCCTTCACCTGGCGGAACATCGAGTCGCTCGACCACGGGTTGTAGAGCCGCCCCACCGTGGCGCCGTACCGCAGGTGCACGACGTCGTAGCCGCCGGACGGCATCGACTCCAGCGCGAGCCCGTCGGCCAGGGAGACCGCGAACCGGAACTCCGTGGGCGCGTCGGGGCCGTGGATCACCGTGAGCAGGCGCACCCCGCCGGCCGTGGTCTGCGCGACGATGTCGGTGTCGACGTCGACGCCGACGAACACCCGCAGGCTCGGGCGCAGCACCTGGGCGACGGTGTCGGCCGCCGCGACGTCGATGCCGAGGTGGATCCGCTGCCCGTCCCTGGTCGGCACCCACACTCCGTCACGGGCGCGCTGCCCCCAGGCGACGTCGGGGTTCTCCATCTCCTGGGGCTCGTTCTTGCCCCGCGCGACCAGAATCCTGGAAGCGGCGCTCATCGCCGCGGCAGCCCCGTCCCGTGCATGCCTCATGGCGGGCCCCCTCGCCTTCTTCCATCACCGCGTGACTTCGCGCTCGTCCTGGATCTACCACGGGCTGGGCGGACAGGACCCCCGATGGCCTGCCGCTGGTCGATTCGCGACGTTCGCCCCGTGCGTCGTTGGACCTTACACCACGCTTATACAGGCCGGTCGGGCCGGGCGCAGATCCTTTTCCCGGCCCGGTCGCGATGCTGTGACGGTGCGCGCCCGGCGCCTCACGCAGCGGTCCGCGGGCCGCCCGGTTGCCGGGCGGCCCGCGGACCGTGTCCCCCCTCAGGCGAGCGCCGGCTCACCCACCGTGACGCTCGCCGACAGGTCGGCGAGCACCTCGCTCAGCCGGTCCAGGGCCCCCGCGATCCACGGCAGGGAGGCCGGGGCGGGGGAGGCCAGCGCCGCGAGGCGCTGCTCGTCGTCCTCTCCGTAGAGCAGGCTCGGTGCCACCCGCATGCGCAGCGCCGACGGGGCGTCCCCGAACGAGCTCCCAGGCAGGACGCCCACTCCGTAGCGCTCCAGAAGAAGGTGCGTGAGGTCGGCGGCCGTGCGGATGCCGTGGTCGGCTTCCAGCTCGTCCCGCATCGGGCCGAAGTCGGGGTAGAGATAGAAGGCCGCTTCCGGCCGCGCGACCCGCGCGCCGGCCGCGGCGAAGCGGTCGGCGACCGCGCCGGTGACGGCGGCGTGCAGGCGCCTGCTGCGGTCGACGTGCTCGACCAGCTCGGGGGGCTCGGCGAACGCGAACGCGGCGGCGTGCTGCATCGGGGCCGGGGCGCTGGACCAGATCTCGCTGGCCACCCCGAGCAGGCTGTCGCGCAGCGCCCGGCCGAACGGCCCGTCCGGCAGCCGGGCCACCCCGATCCGCCATCCGCCGGCCGCCAGGCTCTTGCTCAGCGCGGTCGTCACGACGGTCCGCTCGGGCGCGTACTGCGCCGGGCTCGGGACCGTCCCGCCCGGGGCGTGCACCAGGTCCCGGTAGATCTCGTCGGAGATGACGACCAGATCCTGCTCGCGCGCGACCGCGCACAGCCGCCTCACGGTGGCCTCGGAGGCGATGGTCCCCGTCGGGTTGTCCGGCAGCGTCACCACGACGGCCCGCACGTCGCGGCCCCGGGCGCGGGCCCGCACCACCGCGTCGGCCAGCAGCGCCGGGCTCGGGACGCCGCCCTCGCCGGGCGGGGTCGCCACCCGGATCGGGTCCACTCCCGCCAGCGAGGCCTGCGCCGCGTAGCTCACCCAGCTCGGGGCGGCCACGACGACGTCGCCGCCCAGCGCGGTCAGCAGGGCGAACAGCAGCGGCTTGCTGCCGGGGCCCGCGACGACCGTGGCCGGGTCGGTGGGCAGCCCGCGGCGGGCCCAGTACCCCGCCGCGGCGGCGCGCAGCGCGGCCGACCCGGCGACCGGCCCGTAACCACCCCGGCCCGCGGCCGCGCCGAGCTCGCGGGTCAGGGCGGGATGTATGGGTATCCCGGCTTCCCCGAAGCCGAGGGGGAGCACGCGTTCACCCTGCCTGCGCTTGCGGGCTATGGCCTCGTTGACCGCGAGCGTGGCGGACAGAGGGACCCGGCGCGGCTCGAACGAGAGCGGCCGGACGGCTGAGGGCTGGTTATGGGGCATGAGCACTCCAAAAGGGCATGGCTGATTCACGGTGGGTAATCGTGGAATCCCCGTGTGTGGCGACCCGGCCGGGTTCGCCTAACTCTTGCCCGAGCCGAGCATCATTACAAGCGAGTCTCAGCGATGCTGACCGTAAGATGGGCTGATGCTAGAGCTGCGCCGCTTGCGGCTGCTCGCCGAATTCGCCCGCCGCGGCAGCATCGCGGCCACGGCCGCCGCCCTCGGCTACACGCCCTCCGCGGTCTCCCAGCAACTGGCCGCCCTCGAACGGGAGGCCCGCGTCCCGCTGCTGGACCGGACGGCGCGCAGCGCGGAGCTGACCGACGCCGGGCGCCGCCTCGCCGAGCGCGCCGAGGAGATCCTCGGCCTCGTGGAGACGGCCGAGGCGGAGCTGTCGGCCCAGGCCGACGCGCCCACGGGCCGGATCGTGGTCACCGCGTTCCCGACCGCGGCCGTCGCCTTCGCCCCCGCGCTGGCGCAGAGCCTCGGCGACCACCCCGGGCTCACGTTCGTGCTGCGGCAGACCGCGCCCGGCGCGGGCATCCGCCAGGTGCAGAGCGGCGAGGTCGACATCGCGCTGATCGACGACTGGACGGGCAAGGTCCCCGACCAGGCGCCCGCCGCGCTGGAGTTCTTCCACCTGCGCCGCGACCCCCTCGTCCTGGTCGTCCCGGACACCCACCCCATGTCCCAGCCGGGCCGGCCGGTCGACCTCCAGCAGCTGCGCGAGGAGCCGTGGATGGCGGCGCCGGCAGGGGAACCGTCCCGGCAGGCCGTCGAGCGGCTTCTGGACACGGTCGGCGGCGCCCGTCCTGTACCATGGGAGTTCGAAGGCCTCCACACGATCCTGAGCCTCGTGGCCCGCGGAATCGGAATCACCGCGGTGCCCGCGCTGGCGCTGGCCGCCGGCGACCAGGGCGTGGCGGTCCGCCGCATCCCCGAATGCGCGCTGGCCCGGGAGGTCTACGCCGTGACTCGCACCGCCAGCGTACGCAGGCCGTCCGTGGCGGTCACGCTCCGCGCGATCTACGCGGCCGCGAAAGAGGTGCAGCCCACCGCGCCCGAGTCCTGAAAAGGCTTTGGGGATACCCGGAAGAAGTCCCTTGTGACCTCTGCCGAAACTCGGAAATAAGCCGTGGAGAACGTGTTCGGGCATGGCCGCATCCGGCCTTGATTCGCACCGCAGGGGCATCGGGGCCGAACTAACAGGGGAAAGGCCGCGCGGGGACGAATCCCTCGAAACCGGACGAACGCGCGCGGATCATCACGTACGGTGGGGCGAATCGTGAGCACATCCGAGACCATGTACACCGATCGGGGAGCGCAGCGCTCGATGGAACGACCGGCGACCATGACCGCGGAAGAACCACCCGGCCTCGTGCGGGCACCGAAGCCGCAGGACGGGCACGGGCACGCGGGCGGCCACCACATCTTCGAACTGCCGCGGGTGACCGCGCTGCTGATGCACGCCCTCCCGCGCTTCATCGAGGGGGTCATCGCCCCCGTCGCGGTGTTCTACGCCGCTCTCATGGTCCTCGGCCTGAACGGCGCGCTCGTCGCCGCCGTCGCCTGGGTCTACGGCGGGATCGTCTACCGGTACGTGCGCGGCCACCCGGTGTCGGGGATGCTCATGCTCGCCGCGGTCGGGGTGACCGTCCGCGCGGCCCTCGCCGCCGCGACGCACAGCGCCGTCATCTACTTCCTCCAGCCGACCCTCGGCACGCTCGCCGTCAGCATCGCCTTCCTCGCCTCGGTGCCGCTCCGGCGGCCGCTCGCGATGAAGCTCGCCAAGGACATGGCGCCGATCCCCGACGCGTTCTACAAGAACGCCCGGGTCCACCAGTTCTTCCTGCGCATCTCGCTGCTGTGGTCGGCGGTGCTGCTCACGAACGTGGGCGTCAGCCTCTGGATGCTCTTCAACGAGTCGATCAGCATGTACCTGTGGATCCGCACCGGCATCGTCGCGGGGCTGGGCGCGATCGGCATCGCGGTCTCGGTCTGGGGCTTCAAGCGTGTGGTGCGTCACGTGAACCGCGAGCCCGCGGCCGCCGCCGCCCCCGCGGCCGCCGCCGCCCCCGCGGCCGGCGCCTGACCGGCGCCTGACCGCCGCCCCCGGTCCCCCTTTTGTCCTTCTCTGCCCTCCTCTGGCCCTCTCTGAGCAGCGAATCTTCGCTCATGTCCGAACCCGGGCGTGATTCAGGGCGTCTCCATCCTTAGATAGATTTCACCTACACGGGGTGAATGTTTGAGGTTGGGGGAGTCAGTGGTGACAAAGGGTCGGTTGGGACCTGTGGTGGCCGGCGGGACGGGAGCGCTGGCGCTGCTCGTGACCGGCTGCTCGATCGGGGGCGAGGGCAGGCTCGCCTCGGGCGGGTCGGACACGACCGTGACGATCACGCCGGCGAACGGGACCGCCCAGGTCAAGCCGGACGGCACGATCGAGGTCAAGGCCTCCGGCGCGAAGCTGCGCGACGTCACCGTCCAGGGCGCGGGCGCCGCGATCTCCGGGAAGTACGGGGACGGCCACAAGACGTGGAGGTCCGCCCGCACGCTCACCCCCGGGACCTCCTACACGGTCACGGCCCAGGCCGGCGAAGGCGGCAAGGCCCGCACGGTCACCAGCTCGTTCACGACCCTGAAGCCCGCCGAGACGCTGTCGATCACGGACGTCACGCCGAACCTCACCGGGGAGAAGGTCGGGGTCGGCATGCCGATCTTCGTCCGGTTCAACCGGCCGGTCACCGACAGGGCCGCCGTGGAGCGGACGCTGCGCGTCAGCCCGGACAAGCCGGTCGAGGGCGCGTGGCGCTGGGTCGGCTCCGACCAGGTCATCTACCGGACGAAGACGTACTGGCAGCCGCACCAGACGGTCCGCTTCCAGGCGGACCTCGCCGGGGTGAACGCGGGCGGCGGCGTCTACGGGGCCAAGGACGCGCGGGCGACGATCAGCATCGGCGCCGCGCAGATCACCACCGGCGACATCGGCGACCACCGCATGACGGTGACGCGGGACGGCAAGAAGCTGCGCACCGTCCCGTTCAGTGCCGGCAACGGCGAGACGCGGGAGTTCACCACCACCAGCGGCGTCCACCTGCTGATGGAGAAGGGCAACCCCGTCACGATGACGTCCCCCGGACGCAAGGAGGGGGACGCGGGCTACTACAAGACCGTCGTGAACTACGCGGTCCGCTTCTCCAACAGCGGCGAGTACGTGCACTCGGCGCCCTGGTCGGTCGGCTCGCAGGGTTCGGCGAACGTCAGCCACGGCTGCCTGAACGTCAGCCCGGCCGACGCCAAGTGGTTCTACGACGTCATGCAGCGCGGTGACGTGATCGACCTGACCGGGACCGACCGCGAGGTCGAGTGGGACAACGGCTGGAGCGTCTGGCAGCTGTCCTTCGACAAGTGGCGGCAGGGCAGTGCGCTCCGTTGAGACGGTCGTCTCCGACGGGAAGAGGCCGACGAAACCTTCGTCGTACAACGCTTTGATCTCAGGCACCTGCAAAAACCCTGGGACATGGCATGATCGACGACTTTTGTCGCTAATGTCACTCTGGTAGACGGCGGGTTCTGGAGGTCAAGGGTGCAGCGGAGGGTTTCCGCAGGGGTTCGGGCTGGCGCGGGAATGGCGGGGGTCGTCCTCCTCTTCACGACGGCCTGCAGCGGGGGAGAGAAGGATTCGGGCGTCACCGTCGGGGAGAAGGGCGACGCGACGGTCCCGCAGGTGACGATCAACCCGGGCAACGGCAACACGAAGGCCAAGCCCGAGGACGGCGTCGTGGTCACGGCCGCGGGCGGGACGCTCGAACAGGTCGCGGTCACGCTCAAGGGCAAGCCCGTGGACGGCGCGATGGCCGCCGACAAGACCAGCTGGAAGTCGCGCACGCTGCGACCCGGCGCCAAGTACCAGGTCACCGCGGTCGCCAAGAGCCCCAAGGGCAAGACGGCGACCGTCAACGCCGCGTTCGCCACGCTCAAGGCCGCGAGCGAGCTGAGCATCGTCGACATCACCCCGAACAAGAACGAGAAGGTCGGCGTCGGCATGCCGATCCAGGTGACCTTCAACCGCCCGGTGGCCGACAAGAAGGCCGTCGAGAGCGCCCTGCAGGTCAAGTCGACCACGCCCGCCACCGGCGCCTGGTTCTGGACGAACGACACCACGGTGATCTTCCGTACGAAGAACGGGACCTGGTGGGCGCCGAACCAGCAGGTGACCTTCACCGCCAAGCTGGCCGGGGTGAGGTCGGGCAAGAGGACCTACGGCGTGTCGGACGTGACCCGCGGGTTCCGCATCGGCGACGAGCACATGGTCAAGGTCAGCACCAAGACGCACAAGCTCGTCGCCACCAAGAACGGCAAGAAGATCCGCAGCTGGGGGATCAGCGCCGGCAAGGGCGGCCGCGTCGTCAACGGCGTCGACACCTACCTGACCACCAGCGGCATCCACCTGACCATGGGCAAGGAGAATCCGGCGATCATGACGTCGGAGTGGATGGGGGTCAAGCCCGACGACAAGGCCAACGGCGGCTACAAGGAGGTCATCCCGCACGCGGTGCGGATCTCCAACAGCGGCGAGTACATCCACTCGATGGCCGCCACGACCTGGGCGCAGGGCCGCCAGAACGTCAGCCACGGCTGCCTCAACTCCCCGCCCGCCGCCGCCCGCTGGTACTACCAGTGGTCCTACCGCGGCGACCCGGTGATCATCACCGGCACCAAGCGCAAGCTGGACCCGATGAACGGCTGGAGCTACTACCAGATGTCGTGGGACCGGTGGGTGAAGGGCAGCGCCCTCGACCGAACCGTGACCACGGGCTGACGATGACCGGGCCCCGCCCCGGGAACGGCCCGGACACGGCCGTCGGCGATCGGGGACCCGGTGAACGAGCCAGCGCACCCGCTGCGACTGCGGCGCCGCGTTCGGCGCAGGGCGCATCGCGTCCTGCGCCGCGCGGCGCTCTGCGTGCTGCGCCCGCTGCGGCGAAGGCGTCTCCCGCCGCCCGGTGACCGGATCCGCGTCCGCGTCCTGCTGCAGAACGCGCACGGGACCGGCGGGACGATCCGCACGGTGCTGAACCTGTGCGGCCATCTGGCCCGCGACCACGACGTCGAGATCGTCAGCGTGCTGAAGCGGAGCAGGAGGCCGTTCTTCGTCCTGCCCGCCGATGTCACGGTCACCTACGCCGACGACGGCCTGGCCCCCAAGGGACGCGCGGCCCGTTTCCTGACCAAACTGCCCAGCATCCTGACACCGGCGGACGAGGCGTCGTTCCGCCACATGAGCCTCTGGACGGACGTGTGCCTGCTGCGGCACGCGCTCTGGCGAGCGGCGCCGCCCGACGTGCTCATCGGGACCAGGCCGTCCCTCAACCTGCTGGCGGCCGAGCTGGCGCCGGCCGGGGTCGCGACGATCGGCCAGGACCACATGCATCTCGGCGCCTACCGGCCCGCGCTCCGCCGGCAGATCGTCCGCGCCTACCGCCGGCTCACCGCCGTCACCACGCTCACCGAGGCGGACCGCGCCGAGTACGAGGCCGCGCTCGCGGGGTCCGCCGTGCGCGTCGTCCGGATCCCGAACGCCGCGCCCCCCTTGCCGCCGCGACCGTCCCGGCGCGTGCACAAGGTCGTCCTGGCGGCCGGGCGCCTCGTCCACGCCAAGGGCTTCGACGTGCTCCTGCGCGCGTTCGTGCCGATCGCCGCCGAGCACCCGGACTGGACCCTGCGCGTCTTCGGCGGCGGGCCCCGGCGCGACCGGCTCCGCGCGCTGATCGACGACCTCGGCCTCGGCGGGCGGGCCGAGGTGCGCCCGCGCACCCGCGACCTGCACGCGGAGATGGAGCGGGCGTCGGTCTACGCGCTGTCGTCGCGCCGCGAGGGCATGCCCATGGTCGTCATCGAGGCCATGGGCATGGGCCTGGCGGTCGTGGCGTTCGACTGCCCCACCGGGCCGGCCGAGGTGATCGCCCACGGCCGCGACGGGCTGCTCGTCCCCGCCGGGGACGAGGACGCGCTCACCGCGGCGCTCCGCGCGGTGATCGAGGACCCCGGCCTGCGGGACCGGCTGGGCGAGGCGGCCCTGCGGTCGTCGCGGGCCCACCACCTGGACCGCATCGGCCCCCGGTGGTCCCGCCTGATCCGCGACCTCGCCCCCGTCACGCCCCGGTGCGCGGGCGGGCGGGCCGCGGGTCAGCCCGTGAGCAGGCCGCGGACGTAGGCGGCCTGGCCCGCGTGCTGAAGGTCGTCGGAGACCACGCTGACCAGCCGGACCGCCAGCGTGACCGGCGGATCCCAGGCCCGGTCGACGATCCGGGGCAGGTCGGCGTCGGTCAGCCCGGACAGGTACTGGACGGTCCGGTCGTGCACGGCGTCGTGGTAGCCCGTGAGCAGGTCCGCCGAGTCCACCTGGACGGCGGCGACGTCGTCCGGGGTGTGGCCGTATCCGGTGTCGGACGCGTCGAACGGAAGCGCGAAGCGGTCGGCCCAGCCGTCCCGCGTCCACACCTGGTCGGTGCCGGCGACGCCCGCGACGTGGTCGTCCTGGATGCGGGTGAGGTGCCATACGAGCCACGCGATCGAGTTGGCGCCCTCGGCGGGCCGGCGGGCGAGCCGCGGCCCGTCGAGGCCCCCGACGGCCCGGTGGACGACCTGCTGGATCCGGTCGAACGCGTCGGTGAGCAGTTCAGCACTGGTCATTGATCCGACGCTACCTTGATCCGGCCCGGGTTTCAGGCCGGGACCCACCGGCATCCGGACGTGGCATCAGGGGGATTCCGGCGTTCCGCTTGATACTCACTGTGATCGATACGATCCTTGCTGTAGTCGACCGGGGGGTCATCTGCCGCGGCGACGCCTCCGCCTGGCGGGGCGCGCCGCGCTGCCACGGCGTAACGGCACGCACCGATGCCGTTGGAAGAGGGGGACCGGAGGTGAACGGCTCCACGTTCGTGCACCAAGGCTGCGTCTACTCCAGCGACGACGACTTCTTACGGATGGCGGTCCCGTTCATCGACGAGGGGCTCCGGCGTGAGGAGCCGGTCCTGGTGACCACGACGCCCGTCAACCTGAGCCTGGTGCAGACCGCCCTCGGGCGGCACGCCCGCAACGTCGACTACGCCGAGTCCGCGTTCTTCGGCCGCCGCCCGCCGCAGCGCGTCGCCGCGTTCACCGGCTACCGGCACCGGCATCCCGGCGCCGCGCGCGTCCGCATCATC encodes:
- a CDS encoding glycosyltransferase family 4 protein, giving the protein MNEPAHPLRLRRRVRRRAHRVLRRAALCVLRPLRRRRLPPPGDRIRVRVLLQNAHGTGGTIRTVLNLCGHLARDHDVEIVSVLKRSRRPFFVLPADVTVTYADDGLAPKGRAARFLTKLPSILTPADEASFRHMSLWTDVCLLRHALWRAAPPDVLIGTRPSLNLLAAELAPAGVATIGQDHMHLGAYRPALRRQIVRAYRRLTAVTTLTEADRAEYEAALAGSAVRVVRIPNAAPPLPPRPSRRVHKVVLAAGRLVHAKGFDVLLRAFVPIAAEHPDWTLRVFGGGPRRDRLRALIDDLGLGGRAEVRPRTRDLHAEMERASVYALSSRREGMPMVVIEAMGMGLAVVAFDCPTGPAEVIAHGRDGLLVPAGDEDALTAALRAVIEDPGLRDRLGEAALRSSRAHHLDRIGPRWSRLIRDLAPVTPRCAGGRAAGQPVSRPRT
- a CDS encoding mycothiol transferase; translation: MTSAELLTDAFDRIQQVVHRAVGGLDGPRLARRPAEGANSIAWLVWHLTRIQDDHVAGVAGTDQVWTRDGWADRFALPFDASDTGYGHTPDDVAAVQVDSADLLTGYHDAVHDRTVQYLSGLTDADLPRIVDRAWDPPVTLAVRLVSVVSDDLQHAGQAAYVRGLLTG